The Raoultibacter phocaeensis genome includes a window with the following:
- the argJ gene encoding bifunctional glutamate N-acetyltransferase/amino-acid acetyltransferase ArgJ, whose translation MDKDCIRLEPPCGIEAIEGGGVTSASGFKACGIHAGIRKNRDRLDMAIVASDEPCAAAGMFTQNVFCSAPVAVSREHLDGVSYGTARAVIVNSGNANAATGEIGLANARASARLVADALGCPENEVLVASTGVIGVHLPMEPFEQHVGEAVDALSVDGAHDAAAAIITTDTYAKEYAVAYTSTSVGFEGVRIAIGGMAKGSGMIMPDMATMISVLTTDAPLAPDTAHRALVEAVSVSFNKVTVDSDTSTNDSCYLFASGKAQGASGAIAYESEAYREFVGALTHVCTTLARELACDGEGATRLITVQVTGAADDADADTAARAVANSPLVKTAIFGHDANWGRIAMAIGKSGAKFAQEDVSIDIMGIPVCRDGLTVEFDEDEALARFEHPEIVIAVDLGAGAGSATMWTCDFTHDYVTINGDYRT comes from the coding sequence ATGGACAAGGATTGCATACGGCTCGAGCCCCCGTGCGGCATCGAGGCCATCGAAGGCGGCGGCGTTACGAGCGCATCCGGCTTCAAAGCGTGCGGCATCCATGCGGGTATCCGCAAAAACCGCGACCGCCTCGACATGGCGATCGTCGCGAGTGACGAGCCGTGCGCCGCAGCGGGCATGTTCACGCAAAACGTGTTCTGCTCGGCACCGGTGGCGGTGTCGCGCGAGCACCTCGACGGCGTATCGTACGGTACCGCTCGCGCCGTGATCGTCAACTCCGGAAACGCCAATGCAGCAACGGGTGAAATCGGGCTTGCCAATGCGCGCGCATCGGCCCGCCTTGTCGCCGATGCGCTCGGCTGCCCCGAGAACGAAGTGCTTGTAGCATCGACGGGCGTGATCGGCGTGCACCTGCCCATGGAGCCGTTCGAGCAGCATGTGGGCGAAGCGGTGGATGCGCTTTCGGTTGACGGAGCTCACGATGCGGCAGCCGCCATCATCACCACCGACACCTACGCCAAAGAGTACGCGGTAGCGTATACGAGCACATCCGTTGGATTCGAAGGCGTGCGCATTGCGATCGGCGGTATGGCGAAGGGCTCGGGCATGATCATGCCCGACATGGCAACCATGATATCCGTGCTTACGACCGATGCCCCGCTTGCTCCCGACACCGCTCACCGCGCGCTTGTCGAGGCGGTTTCGGTGAGCTTCAACAAAGTGACCGTCGATTCGGATACGTCCACGAACGATTCGTGCTATCTGTTCGCGAGCGGCAAGGCGCAGGGTGCATCGGGCGCTATCGCGTACGAAAGCGAAGCGTACCGCGAATTCGTGGGCGCCCTCACCCATGTATGCACGACGCTCGCCCGCGAACTGGCCTGCGACGGGGAAGGGGCAACCCGCCTTATCACCGTGCAGGTGACGGGTGCTGCCGACGACGCCGATGCCGATACAGCGGCCCGCGCCGTTGCGAACTCGCCGCTCGTGAAAACGGCTATCTTCGGACACGATGCCAACTGGGGGCGCATCGCCATGGCCATCGGCAAGTCGGGGGCGAAGTTCGCCCAGGAGGATGTGTCGATCGACATCATGGGCATCCCCGTCTGCCGCGACGGCCTGACCGTCGAGTTCGACGAAGACGAGGCGCTTGCGCGCTTCGAGCACCCCGAAATAGTCATCGCGGTCGATCTCGGCGCCGGAGCCGGATCTGCTACGATGTGGACCTGTGATTTCACGCACGATTACGTTACGATCAATGGAGACTACCGAACATGA
- the argC gene encoding N-acetyl-gamma-glutamyl-phosphate reductase: MTIRAGIVGAAGFAGIELVRLLSEHPEFELVAATSDSLAGTRVSELYPALIGHTELVFTEHGADALSECDAVFLAVPHTAAMAQVPALLEAGITVFDLSADYRLHDPEVYERWYATEHTSPELLEKAAFGLPELFRDDLERRAAEREAGRPALVACAGCYPTATSLAAYPAVHAGMVSGTLIVDAISGVTGAGKKATERTHFCFANESVEAYGVGTHRHTPEIEQILRVPGRVVFTPHLAPLNRGILSTVYLPLDAACAHAADIEAIYALYTEFYRDDEFVQVLPLGSMPKTRSVAGSNSCHIGLALSQGGDMLIAVGAIDNLCKGAAGQAVQCANIVFGLSEGAGLTASALPV; encoded by the coding sequence ATGACGATTAGAGCAGGTATCGTAGGGGCGGCGGGGTTCGCTGGAATCGAACTCGTGCGGCTCTTGAGCGAACACCCTGAATTCGAGCTTGTCGCGGCAACCTCCGATTCGCTTGCCGGTACGCGGGTTTCCGAATTGTATCCAGCGCTCATCGGGCACACCGAGCTCGTGTTCACCGAACACGGCGCCGATGCGCTTTCCGAGTGCGACGCCGTATTCCTTGCCGTGCCCCATACCGCCGCTATGGCTCAGGTGCCTGCGCTGCTCGAAGCGGGTATAACGGTATTCGACCTTTCGGCTGATTACCGTCTGCATGATCCGGAAGTCTACGAGCGTTGGTACGCGACCGAGCACACATCGCCGGAGCTGCTCGAAAAGGCGGCGTTCGGCCTTCCCGAACTGTTCCGCGACGATCTTGAGCGACGCGCCGCCGAGCGCGAAGCGGGCCGCCCCGCACTCGTCGCGTGTGCGGGCTGCTATCCCACCGCCACCTCGCTTGCGGCGTATCCCGCAGTGCATGCGGGCATGGTTTCGGGAACGCTCATAGTCGATGCGATTTCGGGTGTGACCGGGGCGGGCAAGAAGGCCACCGAACGCACGCACTTCTGCTTCGCGAACGAAAGCGTCGAAGCGTACGGGGTGGGCACGCATCGCCATACCCCCGAGATCGAGCAGATTCTTAGGGTACCGGGCCGCGTCGTGTTCACGCCGCATCTGGCACCGCTCAACCGCGGCATCCTTTCGACGGTGTACCTGCCGCTCGATGCCGCATGTGCGCACGCCGCAGACATCGAGGCCATCTATGCGCTCTACACCGAGTTCTACCGCGACGACGAATTCGTGCAGGTGCTGCCGCTCGGCAGCATGCCGAAAACAAGATCGGTTGCGGGCAGCAATTCGTGCCACATCGGCCTTGCGCTCTCGCAGGGCGGCGATATGCTCATCGCCGTCGGTGCGATCGACAACCTCTGCAAAGGCGCTGCGGGTCAGGCCGTGCAGTGCGCCAACATCGTATTCGGCCTATCCGAGGGTGCGGGCCTTACGGCCTCGGCGCTTCCGGTGTAG
- a CDS encoding nucleoside-diphosphate sugar epimerase/dehydratase, whose protein sequence is MDFRITKRTALLLFFDIAATYAAYWLASLLTDVVGEVFYNNEIYFMIGILALINVLVLGVFHLYNNLWEYASVDEAIQIVLAVALSTFVGAVFLWIIDVRLPIRVFFVALFLLIFFCGGMRMVYRVARRKKRAFTNPTRECDRLRTLIVGAGETGSLTIDRMASKDPLMPGIPIVAVDDDPAKRRLRIHGVKVEGTSDDILDLVDKYDIEQIVVAIPSSTLEERRRIFGICTKTDCKLRTLPNIRELRIDELGDVSLRDVDVADLLGREEIVLNTRTVSGYIAGETVLVTGGGGSIGSELARQLCKVAPARIVIFDMYENDAYMLRNELLSEYDDIDIVIEVGSVCDIARINEVFAKYRPGAVFHAAAHKHVPLMEVCPREAMQNNVFGTLNTVRAADAYGADRFIFISTDKAVNPTSVMGATKRLGEMVVQYYARTSKTVFSAVRFGNVLGSNGSVIPVFKRQIAAGGPVTVTHPDIERFFMTIPEASRLVIQAGGLAKGGEIFILDMGEPVKIVELAKSLIQLSGLTPDADIEIVFTGLREGEKLFEELLMDEESTLPTTNSSIMISTGQEISYDEVAAKLDEIEAAIAKTDAEAIAILEEAVPTYTHTTNRG, encoded by the coding sequence ATGGACTTCCGTATAACCAAACGAACAGCACTTTTGCTGTTTTTCGATATCGCGGCCACGTATGCCGCGTATTGGCTTGCGTCACTTCTGACCGATGTGGTCGGGGAGGTCTTCTACAACAACGAGATCTATTTCATGATCGGCATCCTTGCGCTCATCAACGTGCTCGTGCTCGGCGTATTCCACCTCTACAATAACCTCTGGGAGTATGCGAGCGTCGACGAGGCGATCCAGATCGTGCTTGCGGTCGCGCTCTCTACGTTCGTGGGCGCGGTGTTTCTCTGGATCATCGACGTGCGCCTTCCCATCCGCGTGTTCTTCGTGGCTTTGTTCCTGCTGATATTCTTCTGCGGCGGTATGCGTATGGTATACCGCGTCGCGCGCCGTAAGAAGCGCGCGTTTACGAATCCCACCCGCGAGTGCGACCGTTTGCGCACGCTCATCGTGGGCGCAGGTGAAACCGGCTCGCTCACGATCGACCGCATGGCAAGCAAGGATCCGCTCATGCCGGGCATTCCCATCGTGGCCGTCGACGACGATCCGGCAAAGCGCCGTCTGCGCATCCATGGCGTGAAGGTTGAGGGCACAAGCGACGATATCCTTGATCTTGTAGACAAGTACGACATCGAGCAGATCGTCGTGGCCATACCCTCGTCCACGCTCGAAGAGCGCAGGCGCATCTTCGGCATCTGCACCAAAACCGATTGCAAGCTGCGCACGCTTCCGAACATCCGCGAACTGCGCATCGACGAGCTCGGCGATGTGTCGCTGCGCGACGTCGATGTGGCCGACCTTTTAGGTCGTGAGGAAATCGTGCTCAACACGCGCACGGTCTCGGGCTACATTGCCGGCGAAACGGTGCTCGTTACCGGCGGGGGCGGCTCGATCGGCAGCGAGCTTGCGCGTCAGCTCTGCAAGGTGGCACCTGCACGCATCGTCATCTTCGACATGTACGAGAACGACGCCTACATGCTCCGAAACGAGCTTCTTTCGGAATACGACGACATCGACATCGTCATCGAGGTCGGCAGCGTCTGCGACATCGCGCGCATCAACGAGGTGTTCGCGAAGTACCGCCCCGGCGCGGTGTTCCACGCGGCCGCCCACAAGCACGTACCGCTCATGGAGGTGTGTCCGCGCGAAGCCATGCAGAACAACGTGTTCGGTACGCTCAACACGGTGCGCGCGGCCGATGCGTACGGCGCAGACAGGTTCATCTTCATCTCGACCGACAAAGCGGTCAACCCCACCTCGGTTATGGGTGCGACCAAGCGCCTCGGCGAAATGGTCGTGCAATACTACGCCCGCACGTCCAAAACGGTGTTCTCGGCGGTGCGCTTCGGCAACGTGCTCGGGTCCAACGGCAGCGTCATCCCCGTGTTCAAGCGCCAGATCGCCGCGGGCGGGCCCGTTACCGTAACGCATCCCGATATCGAGCGGTTCTTCATGACCATTCCCGAAGCATCGCGGCTCGTCATCCAAGCGGGCGGCCTTGCCAAGGGCGGCGAGATTTTCATCCTCGACATGGGCGAGCCGGTGAAGATTGTCGAGCTCGCGAAAAGCCTCATCCAGCTTTCCGGCCTCACGCCCGATGCCGATATCGAAATCGTATTCACGGGTCTGCGCGAAGGGGAGAAGCTCTTCGAGGAGCTGTTGATGGACGAAGAATCCACGCTGCCCACCACCAACTCCTCGATCATGATCTCGACCGGCCAGGAGATCAGCTACGACGAGGTGGCGGCCAAGCTCGACGAGATCGAAGCCGCCATCGCGAAAACCGACGCCGAAGCCATCGCCATTCTCGAAGAGGCCGTACCCACCTACACCCATACGACGAACCGGGGCTAA
- a CDS encoding glutamate-cysteine ligase family protein produces the protein MNITATPSAVMEREKSSRKAPVEQPAREQNIQAIIAYYESGVKSATGEVGIELEHTIVKQDGLQPVSYSEEHGVHWLLEELNSAYPEATYAEDGDLLGVSRTCEAVTLEPAAQLELSAGPFKSLASAEACFNAFENTLAQTLSPVGLEALTIGYHPTARAQDLELIPKRRYKFMNLYLGEISPWGPRMMRGSASTQVSIDFSSVNDCLRKLRLAYALVPVFSLICDNSPVFEGKKRPHELMRTEIWKYCDPDRCGLVPGVMDESFTMRAYAEYVLDTPAILVSCAKHGWCYSEQTFGELYADTVMTRAEVEHALSMFFNDVRLKTYIEIRPADAMPIPYVIAYAGLVKGLFATPETLDALDALLAGVSGPDIETAKEALMARGYEADVYGRPVAALCDEVVSIARMGLSDDEAHFLEPLARLVADRVTLADLAEAE, from the coding sequence ATGAATATTACAGCCACACCATCGGCGGTTATGGAGCGCGAGAAAAGCTCTCGCAAAGCCCCCGTCGAACAACCTGCCCGGGAGCAGAACATACAGGCGATCATCGCGTATTACGAAAGCGGCGTCAAATCCGCAACGGGCGAAGTCGGCATCGAGCTCGAGCATACGATCGTGAAACAAGACGGCCTCCAACCCGTCTCCTACAGCGAGGAGCACGGCGTGCACTGGCTGCTTGAAGAGCTCAACTCCGCCTACCCCGAAGCGACCTACGCCGAAGACGGCGATCTGCTCGGCGTGAGCCGCACCTGCGAAGCCGTCACGCTCGAACCGGCCGCGCAGCTCGAGCTTTCGGCGGGCCCGTTCAAGAGCCTCGCATCTGCCGAAGCGTGCTTCAACGCATTCGAGAACACGCTTGCGCAGACGCTTTCGCCCGTAGGCCTTGAAGCGCTCACCATCGGCTACCACCCGACGGCGCGCGCTCAGGACCTCGAGCTCATTCCGAAGCGCCGCTACAAATTCATGAACCTGTACCTGGGCGAAATCAGCCCGTGGGGGCCGCGCATGATGCGCGGCAGCGCTTCGACGCAGGTCTCGATTGACTTTTCGTCGGTCAACGACTGCCTGCGCAAGCTGCGCCTCGCCTACGCGCTCGTGCCCGTCTTCTCGCTTATCTGCGACAATTCCCCTGTGTTCGAGGGAAAAAAGCGCCCGCATGAGCTCATGCGCACCGAGATTTGGAAGTACTGCGATCCCGATCGCTGCGGGCTTGTACCCGGAGTCATGGACGAGAGCTTCACCATGCGCGCCTACGCCGAATACGTGCTCGATACGCCTGCGATCCTCGTTTCGTGCGCGAAGCATGGCTGGTGCTACTCCGAGCAGACGTTCGGCGAGCTGTACGCCGACACCGTTATGACCCGCGCCGAGGTGGAGCACGCCCTGTCGATGTTCTTCAACGACGTACGGCTCAAAACCTACATCGAAATCCGCCCGGCCGACGCAATGCCCATCCCGTACGTGATCGCGTACGCAGGGCTCGTCAAAGGGCTGTTCGCCACGCCCGAAACGCTCGATGCGCTCGATGCGCTGCTCGCGGGTGTGAGCGGCCCCGATATCGAAACCGCAAAAGAAGCCCTGATGGCCCGCGGCTACGAGGCCGATGTGTACGGCCGTCCTGTTGCCGCGCTGTGCGACGAGGTGGTTTCCATCGCTCGCATGGGCCTGTCAGACGACGAAGCGCACTTTCTCGAACCGCTCGCCCGCCTGGTCGCCGACCGGGTAACGCTTGCGGATTTGGCGGAAGCCGAGTAA
- a CDS encoding uracil-xanthine permease family protein, whose protein sequence is MNERPPVHELIPFGIQHALLVAFQALPAPLLIAAGLGFDPAQTTVLVACALFVAGIATIVQTLGIGSVGGKLPIAMVCSIVFVSPALFIAPQVGYAGYVGACLVGSIVCGVVFVAFSDKLKTIVPSFVSGAVVFVLGTTLLGVALGYCGGGSGSADFGNPENYLLAAITLLTVLAFNVFGKGFLHGAAPLIGLAVGFSVAAFMGKVDFAPVAEAAWFAFPEPLHWGIEFPLEACITIAFLAICGIAELLGDTSATTMIAEKRMPTKRETRGVIFTQAITSAFSAVFNNGPTISASADVGLLGITKVFSRYVVAVAGVIMVLAGLCPKVSALCSVIPTPVFGGAVILTFGIVMVSGMQIIMRSKPKARTTTILAVSLAVGLGFSAQPEALANFPLWVSMFLSGVPGTAFTAVALNLILPGRSKGHDAEENADLTALDQME, encoded by the coding sequence ATGAACGAGCGCCCTCCGGTGCACGAGCTTATTCCGTTCGGCATCCAGCATGCGCTTCTCGTAGCGTTTCAAGCGCTGCCGGCGCCGCTCTTGATTGCGGCGGGGCTCGGCTTCGATCCCGCTCAAACGACGGTGCTCGTTGCCTGCGCGCTGTTTGTGGCGGGAATTGCCACTATCGTCCAAACGCTCGGAATCGGCTCGGTCGGCGGAAAGCTGCCCATCGCCATGGTGTGCAGCATCGTGTTCGTTTCGCCGGCGCTCTTCATCGCGCCGCAGGTCGGATACGCCGGCTATGTGGGTGCATGCCTTGTGGGGAGCATCGTGTGCGGTGTGGTGTTCGTCGCGTTTTCGGACAAACTGAAGACCATCGTTCCGTCGTTCGTTTCGGGGGCGGTGGTGTTCGTCTTGGGTACGACGCTCTTGGGCGTTGCATTGGGGTACTGCGGCGGAGGATCGGGCAGCGCCGATTTCGGCAATCCCGAAAACTACCTGCTTGCGGCGATTACGCTGCTCACCGTATTGGCATTCAACGTATTCGGCAAGGGTTTTCTGCACGGAGCTGCGCCGCTGATCGGGCTTGCTGTCGGATTCAGCGTAGCGGCTTTCATGGGTAAAGTCGATTTTGCGCCTGTCGCCGAGGCGGCATGGTTCGCTTTCCCCGAGCCGCTCCACTGGGGAATCGAGTTTCCCCTCGAGGCATGCATAACGATTGCCTTTTTGGCGATCTGCGGTATCGCTGAGCTTCTTGGAGATACGTCGGCAACGACGATGATCGCCGAGAAGCGAATGCCCACGAAGAGGGAAACGCGCGGCGTCATCTTCACGCAGGCCATCACGAGCGCGTTTTCGGCCGTCTTCAACAACGGGCCGACGATTTCGGCAAGCGCCGATGTGGGGCTTTTGGGCATCACGAAGGTGTTCAGCCGCTATGTCGTCGCCGTTGCCGGCGTGATCATGGTGCTTGCGGGCCTGTGTCCGAAGGTCAGTGCTCTGTGCTCGGTGATTCCGACACCCGTGTTCGGCGGAGCCGTGATCCTCACGTTCGGCATCGTCATGGTAAGCGGCATGCAGATCATCATGAGAAGCAAGCCCAAGGCGCGGACGACGACCATTTTGGCTGTCTCGCTCGCCGTCGGCCTCGGCTTCAGCGCTCAGCCCGAAGCGCTTGCAAACTTTCCCTTGTGGGTATCCATGTTTTTGAGCGGTGTGCCGGGTACGGCGTTTACCGCGGTTGCCTTGAATCTGATTCTGCCCGGCAGAAGCAAGGGGCACGATGCCGAAGAAAATGCCGATTTGACGGCTCTCGATCAGATGGAGTAG
- a CDS encoding uracil-xanthine permease family protein, with amino-acid sequence MSSKSGGKEKKALQRGYGMNELPKVGELGAFGLQHALLILFQTLPAPLLIAGGLGMGPVETSILIASALFVSGICTFVQSFGVGPLGAKIPMVMVGSFVFIAPALLIIPQAGFGGYMGACIVAAIICGIVFVLFSDWLKVIFPSFVSGAVLLVLGTGLIGNALANCAGGSGAATFGDPINLALAGVTFLITLVLSVFGKGFIQGAAPLIGMAAGFVVAIAMGMVDFTAVSEAAWFGLPQPLYWGISFPIDACLVMTLIAVCGVVEILGTTAATTTVADNRMATPGETKKTVLTQAVTSVFAGLFNAVPTISGSANIGLMDVTRVFTRYAVAVAGGFVLLMGLCPKFSAIFSVIPNPVFGGAVLMLFGSILVNGMKIIMDSEQTSRTQTILAVSLAVGIGFNSVAGALDQFPFWVSTMLCGVPGTAFVAVILNVILPGRNLKKQSVYAYEASLGKVEASAIAAEYGSIEAGEGTGSAQKAQAVPDATADEPPMNKS; translated from the coding sequence ATGAGTTCGAAATCTGGGGGAAAAGAGAAAAAGGCTTTACAGCGTGGGTACGGGATGAACGAGCTGCCGAAAGTGGGCGAGCTGGGCGCTTTCGGCTTACAGCATGCGTTGCTTATACTGTTCCAGACGCTGCCCGCCCCGCTTTTGATTGCGGGAGGTTTGGGCATGGGCCCGGTCGAGACATCTATCTTGATTGCCTCTGCCCTGTTCGTCAGCGGCATCTGCACGTTCGTGCAGAGCTTCGGCGTCGGCCCGCTCGGCGCAAAGATTCCCATGGTCATGGTAGGCAGCTTCGTGTTCATCGCGCCGGCTCTGCTGATCATCCCGCAAGCGGGATTCGGCGGGTACATGGGTGCGTGCATCGTGGCCGCCATCATCTGCGGCATCGTGTTCGTCCTGTTCTCCGATTGGCTGAAGGTCATATTCCCGTCCTTCGTTTCGGGAGCAGTGCTGCTCGTGCTGGGAACCGGCCTCATCGGCAACGCGCTCGCTAACTGCGCGGGCGGCAGCGGAGCGGCTACGTTCGGCGACCCGATCAACCTAGCGCTTGCAGGCGTTACGTTTCTCATCACGCTCGTGCTGAGCGTCTTCGGTAAAGGCTTCATCCAGGGGGCGGCGCCGCTTATCGGCATGGCTGCGGGTTTCGTCGTCGCCATCGCCATGGGTATGGTCGATTTTACGGCTGTCTCTGAGGCTGCTTGGTTCGGCTTGCCGCAGCCGCTCTACTGGGGCATATCGTTTCCGATCGATGCCTGTCTTGTTATGACGCTCATTGCGGTGTGCGGCGTCGTCGAGATACTCGGCACCACCGCCGCTACCACTACCGTAGCCGACAACCGTATGGCGACGCCTGGCGAAACGAAGAAGACCGTCCTTACCCAGGCTGTCACGAGCGTGTTCGCCGGATTGTTCAACGCGGTTCCCACTATCTCGGGCAGCGCGAACATCGGACTTATGGATGTGACCCGCGTGTTCACGCGCTACGCAGTCGCCGTTGCGGGCGGGTTCGTGCTTCTGATGGGACTGTGTCCGAAATTCTCGGCCATATTCTCGGTCATACCGAACCCCGTGTTCGGGGGCGCGGTGCTCATGCTGTTCGGTTCCATCCTCGTCAACGGCATGAAGATCATCATGGATTCCGAGCAGACGTCGCGCACCCAGACCATCCTTGCGGTTTCCCTCGCAGTCGGCATCGGCTTCAACTCCGTGGCCGGTGCGCTCGACCAGTTCCCGTTCTGGGTGTCCACCATGCTGTGCGGCGTTCCGGGCACGGCGTTCGTGGCGGTAATTCTCAACGTCATCCTGCCGGGTCGCAACCTCAAAAAGCAGTCCGTGTATGCCTACGAAGCCTCGCTCGGCAAGGTTGAGGCCTCGGCGATAGCGGCAGAGTACGGAAGCATCGAGGCGGGCGAGGGAACGGGTTCGGCTCAGAAGGCGCAAGCGGTACCTGACGCGACTGCCGATGAGCCGCCTATGAACAAGAGCTGA
- a CDS encoding 4Fe-4S dicluster domain-containing protein, whose product MKVFVFDLDRCNGCHNCQVACKDEHCGTSWLPYAAEQPETGQFWCKVDEEVCGKVPHVRVNYLPRLCNHCDDAPCIAAAPDAVYKREDGLVVIDPASKHDPEALVASCPYGAIYVNKELGIAQKCTGCAHLLDDGWAEPRCVDSCCTGALRFGEEGDFADEIAQAEVLIPEAGTAPRVYYLNKPRRFIAATVVDIEADEVVEGAAVTLMRVADEATVATARTDEFGDVWLEGLQPDRYRMSIQKEGYLELFQEFDLSEKDGSVPEMRFYRMPVLA is encoded by the coding sequence ATGAAAGTTTTTGTATTTGATCTCGACAGGTGCAACGGCTGCCACAATTGCCAAGTCGCCTGCAAAGACGAGCACTGCGGCACAAGCTGGCTTCCCTATGCGGCCGAACAGCCCGAGACGGGGCAGTTCTGGTGCAAGGTCGATGAGGAGGTGTGCGGGAAGGTGCCGCATGTGCGCGTGAACTACCTCCCACGCCTCTGTAACCATTGCGACGACGCTCCCTGCATCGCCGCGGCCCCCGATGCGGTGTACAAGCGGGAGGACGGTCTTGTGGTAATCGATCCTGCTTCAAAACACGATCCAGAGGCCTTGGTTGCATCGTGTCCGTACGGCGCGATCTACGTGAACAAAGAGCTCGGGATTGCGCAGAAGTGCACGGGGTGCGCGCATCTGCTCGACGACGGCTGGGCGGAGCCGCGCTGCGTCGATTCCTGCTGCACGGGTGCCTTGCGCTTCGGCGAAGAGGGCGATTTCGCTGACGAGATCGCACAAGCCGAAGTGCTGATCCCCGAAGCGGGTACAGCACCGCGCGTGTACTACCTGAACAAACCCCGCCGCTTCATTGCGGCAACCGTAGTCGATATCGAGGCCGATGAGGTCGTGGAAGGTGCGGCGGTCACGCTGATGCGGGTCGCTGACGAGGCAACGGTCGCGACGGCGAGAACCGACGAGTTCGGCGACGTCTGGCTTGAAGGCCTCCAGCCCGATCGTTATCGCATGTCTATTCAAAAAGAGGGGTATTTAGAGCTGTTCCAGGAGTTCGATCTGTCCGAAAAAGACGGTTCGGTTCCCGAAATGAGGTTTTACCGGATGCCTGTCTTAGCGTAG